Proteins co-encoded in one Candidatus Palauibacter australiensis genomic window:
- a CDS encoding carboxypeptidase regulatory-like domain-containing protein, with the protein MTKRTPLLALAIALAAGNAILPDAASAQEAVRIEGTIADDGTGEPVEGATVRLADTSGSARETITGPDGTFAFPQVAPGAYTLAVRRFGYELLSTPLEIDAQAPPRLDVRLTPQAIPLEPLEVGVEGRPPRLVESGFYDRMEEGWGVFVEPAWIEANKRGFVRLADFMSTLQMRAPLPRCPKIPVYLDRRRVGGADGSGTSRSYSLNPAGTFSSPEAPPPTLLDELSVHDLGAAELYQPGSKIPFFAWDGTSMFCGAIILWSNWTAETPEIPQIEVELCEPAGRPGEVAVNGLVEDEVTRVRLPAAHVFASYANPGDPTGLERVETVVRTDSLGRYRLCEVPADVSMELTAAYGPHRGVPSVVVAEAGVEAGLAVTVTSPGRITGIVVNERTEHPLEAASVTVAGTDVRVTTDRAGRFSLEGLSPGTHRITALCGGFDLRVREVELAEGQQASVVIGLRSKGAAGRTRCSA; encoded by the coding sequence ATGACGAAGCGGACGCCGCTCCTGGCCTTGGCCATCGCCCTCGCGGCGGGGAACGCGATCCTGCCAGACGCCGCGAGCGCCCAGGAGGCGGTCCGGATCGAAGGGACCATCGCCGACGATGGGACGGGAGAGCCGGTCGAGGGCGCTACGGTGCGGCTGGCCGACACATCCGGTTCGGCTCGCGAAACGATCACGGGACCGGACGGCACCTTCGCCTTCCCTCAGGTTGCGCCGGGCGCCTACACGCTCGCCGTGCGACGCTTCGGATACGAGTTGCTCAGCACGCCGCTGGAGATCGACGCGCAGGCGCCCCCGCGGCTGGACGTACGCCTGACCCCGCAGGCGATCCCGCTGGAGCCGCTGGAAGTCGGCGTGGAAGGACGCCCGCCCCGCCTCGTCGAGTCCGGCTTCTACGACCGGATGGAGGAGGGCTGGGGTGTGTTCGTCGAGCCGGCATGGATCGAAGCCAACAAGCGGGGCTTCGTGCGCCTCGCCGACTTCATGTCGACCCTCCAGATGCGCGCCCCTCTCCCGCGGTGCCCGAAGATTCCGGTATACCTCGACCGGAGGCGGGTCGGAGGGGCGGACGGTTCGGGAACGAGCCGGTCGTACTCGCTGAATCCGGCGGGAACCTTCAGTTCTCCGGAGGCGCCGCCGCCGACGCTGCTGGACGAACTCTCCGTGCACGACCTCGGTGCGGCGGAGTTGTACCAACCCGGTAGCAAGATACCGTTCTTCGCCTGGGACGGGACCTCCATGTTCTGCGGCGCGATCATCCTGTGGTCCAACTGGACGGCGGAGACGCCGGAGATACCGCAGATCGAGGTCGAGTTGTGCGAACCGGCCGGCCGGCCCGGCGAGGTGGCGGTGAACGGGTTGGTGGAGGACGAAGTGACCCGGGTCCGGCTACCCGCCGCGCACGTGTTCGCCTCTTACGCGAATCCCGGAGATCCGACCGGCCTGGAACGCGTGGAAACGGTGGTCCGCACGGACTCGCTCGGACGATACCGGCTGTGCGAGGTCCCCGCCGACGTATCCATGGAGCTGACGGCCGCCTACGGTCCTCACCGAGGGGTTCCCTCGGTGGTCGTCGCCGAGGCGGGTGTCGAGGCAGGGCTCGCGGTGACCGTGACCTCGCCCGGGCGGATCACGGGCATCGTCGTGAACGAACGCACTGAACACCCGCTCGAGGCCGCGAGCGTGACGGTGGCCGGCACGGATGTCCGCGTCACTACGGATCGAGCCGGCCGATTCTCGCTGGAGGGATTGTCGCCGGGAACCCACCGGATCACCGCCCTGTGCGGGGGCTTCGACCTCAGAGTGCGCGAGGTGGAACTCGCCGAGGGGCAGCAGGCGAGCGTCGTGATCGGCCTCCGGTCGAAGGGAGCGGCGGGCCGGACGCGCTGCTCCGCCTAG
- a CDS encoding carboxypeptidase-like regulatory domain-containing protein codes for MTQTRAFLLTLALAAIPCMAPDGMAAQEPVEVAGTVVDDGTGEPVDGATVRLADASGSARETITGPDGAFAFAQVAPGAYALAVRRFGYELLSMPLEIDAQAPPRLDVRLTPEAIPLEPLEVGVEGRPPDLVESGFYDRMEEGWGTFFEPEWIEASKVGFVLLKDYLWVLQNRAPLSRCEKIPVYLDRRPIGTTGGWGTDDSYPGGIFTVGLDRLPPLLEEMSVSDLGAAEVYQPGTKIPMFAWTFTTAVCGAVILWSDWTARLPEIPKIEVKLCESRGRPGEVALDGFVEDEVTEVRLPAAHVSASYANPEDPDGLERVETVVRTDSLGRYRVCDLPEGAVMHLTPEYGPHAGGPMVALAAAGGDALKLTVPVTSPATITGMILNEATSELIEGARVVLVDTDFRTVTNAAGRFSLEDLPPGSYTIRAVCAGYTGSPQEVELVEGGSVAVVLRLRATNLARRGTCSV; via the coding sequence ATGACACAAACCCGTGCCTTCCTGCTCACCCTTGCGCTGGCAGCGATCCCATGCATGGCTCCCGACGGCATGGCAGCTCAGGAGCCGGTGGAGGTCGCCGGAACCGTCGTTGATGACGGGACGGGCGAGCCGGTAGACGGCGCGACCGTGCGGCTGGCCGACGCGTCCGGTTCGGCTCGCGAAACGATCACGGGACCGGATGGCGCCTTCGCCTTCGCGCAGGTTGCACCGGGGGCCTATGCGCTCGCCGTGCGGCGCTTCGGGTACGAGTTGCTCAGCATGCCGTTGGAGATCGACGCGCAGGCGCCCCCGCGACTGGACGTGCGCCTGACCCCGGAGGCGATCCCGCTGGAGCCGCTCGAAGTTGGCGTGGAAGGCCGCCCGCCCGACCTCGTGGAGTCCGGCTTCTACGACCGGATGGAAGAAGGCTGGGGCACGTTCTTCGAGCCCGAATGGATCGAGGCCAGCAAGGTCGGCTTCGTACTGCTGAAGGATTACCTGTGGGTCCTCCAGAACCGCGCCCCCCTCTCCCGGTGCGAGAAGATACCGGTGTACCTCGACCGGAGGCCGATCGGCACGACCGGCGGCTGGGGGACAGACGATTCGTATCCGGGAGGGATCTTCACTGTCGGGTTGGATCGTCTTCCTCCGCTGCTGGAGGAGATGTCCGTATCGGATCTCGGCGCGGCCGAGGTCTACCAGCCGGGAACGAAGATTCCGATGTTCGCCTGGACCTTTACGACCGCGGTTTGCGGCGCGGTCATCCTGTGGTCCGACTGGACGGCGCGGCTGCCGGAGATACCGAAGATCGAGGTGAAGTTGTGCGAGTCGCGTGGCCGCCCTGGAGAGGTGGCGCTGGATGGCTTCGTGGAGGACGAGGTCACTGAAGTCAGGCTGCCCGCCGCGCACGTGTCCGCGTCGTACGCGAACCCCGAGGATCCCGACGGCCTCGAACGCGTGGAAACGGTCGTCCGCACGGACTCGCTCGGACGGTATCGCGTGTGCGACCTGCCGGAGGGCGCCGTCATGCATCTGACTCCCGAGTACGGCCCGCACGCGGGTGGGCCGATGGTTGCGCTTGCGGCGGCGGGCGGCGACGCGCTTAAGCTGACGGTGCCGGTGACGTCTCCCGCTACGATCACCGGCATGATCCTCAACGAGGCGACCTCGGAACTGATCGAGGGCGCGCGGGTCGTGCTCGTCGACACCGACTTCCGCACGGTGACGAACGCCGCGGGAAGATTCTCTCTTGAGGACCTTCCGCCCGGGTCCTACACGATCCGGGCCGTGTGCGCCGGGTATACCGGTTCCCCGCAGGAGGTGGAACTGGTCGAGGGAGGGAGCGTGGCGGTAGTCCTCCGGCTACGCGCAACGAATCTCGCGAGACGGGGAACGTGCTCGGTCTAG
- a CDS encoding 6-bladed beta-propeller translates to MIQPTWRHSLSGAGLGLLVACGGDGAGGAPAGGSGAMDGPDFTIALAFESRWVAGALDGEDWEVFGSIADLVFNEAGDLFILDEQAGHVVAFDRDGVHLRTISRQGEGPGELTDPESMSLLADGRLAVFDTGRSGIQLFTADGEYAESASFDPTQGAPRGVGAWLSDGSIITDREFVVSGTAEAMSVSSSVGGTGDAPGRPIARYRPAGTRELLYTAWEPPPPTGDAAEASGGSFSFNLSPVRAFDPGLHFAALSDGRLAVVDSSGYRIRLIGEDGAVGEILERPLSPTPVTNAVRDAERERRLAELEGNRSPTTLSIAGRPDIRMPDDFASQLQEALRGRIEEMTFAEVIPAIEALAVDFDDRLWVARTPLPDEEGPIDIVTPDARYLGTIQPGGLRIPDAFGPDGLMAYVDTHDLGYPIVRVVQLAPDPQRRTENRTP, encoded by the coding sequence ATGATCCAACCAACCTGGCGTCATTCCCTGTCCGGGGCGGGCCTCGGTCTCCTGGTTGCGTGCGGGGGTGATGGCGCCGGCGGGGCGCCCGCCGGCGGGTCGGGGGCCATGGACGGTCCCGATTTCACGATCGCTCTGGCGTTTGAATCACGCTGGGTCGCCGGCGCCCTGGATGGGGAAGACTGGGAGGTCTTCGGGTCCATCGCCGACCTGGTCTTCAACGAGGCGGGCGATCTCTTCATCCTGGACGAACAGGCGGGGCACGTCGTCGCGTTCGACCGGGACGGGGTCCACCTTCGAACCATCTCCCGGCAGGGCGAAGGCCCCGGTGAACTGACCGACCCCGAATCGATGTCCCTGCTCGCCGATGGTCGTCTCGCCGTGTTCGACACCGGGCGCAGCGGGATTCAGCTCTTCACGGCGGACGGCGAGTACGCGGAATCGGCGTCCTTCGATCCGACCCAGGGCGCGCCCAGGGGCGTCGGCGCGTGGCTCTCGGACGGGAGCATCATCACCGACCGCGAGTTCGTGGTCAGCGGGACGGCGGAGGCCATGTCGGTAAGCAGTTCCGTCGGCGGAACGGGAGACGCACCGGGGCGCCCCATCGCCCGCTACCGGCCGGCCGGGACTCGCGAGCTGCTCTACACAGCCTGGGAGCCGCCGCCGCCCACCGGGGATGCGGCGGAAGCCAGCGGTGGCAGCTTTTCCTTCAATCTCAGCCCCGTGAGAGCGTTTGACCCAGGGCTGCATTTCGCCGCGCTCTCGGACGGTCGACTCGCCGTCGTCGACTCCTCGGGATACCGGATCAGGCTGATCGGCGAGGACGGTGCCGTGGGCGAGATTCTCGAACGGCCGCTCTCCCCGACCCCGGTGACGAACGCCGTCCGGGATGCGGAGCGGGAGCGCCGGCTGGCCGAGCTGGAGGGGAATCGGAGCCCGACGACACTCTCCATCGCGGGGCGCCCGGACATCCGTATGCCGGACGACTTCGCGAGCCAGTTGCAAGAAGCTCTCAGGGGCCGCATCGAAGAGATGACGTTCGCCGAGGTCATCCCCGCGATCGAAGCGTTGGCCGTGGACTTCGACGATCGGCTGTGGGTGGCGCGGACCCCGCTACCTGACGAGGAGGGACCGATCGACATCGTGACGCCCGACGCCCGCTACCTGGGCACGATCCAGCCGGGGGGGCTCCGCATCCCGGACGCGTTCGGCCCGGACGGCCTCATGGCCTACGTCGACACGCACGATCTCGGTTACCCGATCGTGCGCGTCGTCCAACTGGCCCCGGATCCCCAACGGCGGACGGAGAACCGGACTCCGTAG
- a CDS encoding M56 family metallopeptidase — protein MVIVWIGYCLLISGLLALAAFATERALGHFRKPVRWGWFAAVVGSVALPFAAFFAPGLLPGLGASPWAPLVELSEAVVVTSAPAAAEAAEPAAWFDAGALSVFAGGVWALLVAGMLFHLGRAYRRLRSEMRTWTPGRVLGSKVMIADDRGPAVVGIRRPVVVMPRWIPELDDRLLRLVFLHEREHQRAGDHRLFAVAVAALALMPWNLFLWWQVSRLRLAIEFDCDRRVLERGESPRDYADALITVGGRVSAPLLAAAAFAERKPAVEQRLRRMTEPLARLRIPRTLGASGLAALAIILVLGIPQPDAPMDAPAAAADANPGVDIEENPLVRLAERAAQADQPTFIAFDTPPVLQNGSEIQRVLEQAYPKNFKDAGIGGRVELWLYVDLTGAVVNHEIKTSSGSDVLDRAATEVVQQMRFSPARNRGELTAVWISQWVSFQVI, from the coding sequence GGTTCGCGGCGGTCGTCGGCTCGGTCGCGCTCCCGTTCGCGGCGTTTTTCGCTCCCGGCCTCCTCCCGGGGCTCGGCGCGTCGCCGTGGGCTCCTCTCGTGGAGTTGAGTGAAGCGGTGGTCGTGACCTCCGCGCCCGCGGCGGCCGAGGCGGCGGAACCCGCGGCGTGGTTCGACGCCGGCGCGCTTAGCGTGTTCGCGGGTGGGGTCTGGGCCTTGCTCGTGGCGGGAATGCTCTTCCACCTCGGGCGGGCGTACCGGCGCCTGCGGTCGGAGATGCGCACGTGGACGCCGGGTCGCGTCCTCGGATCGAAGGTCATGATCGCGGACGACCGGGGCCCGGCCGTGGTCGGAATCCGGCGCCCCGTCGTCGTGATGCCGAGGTGGATCCCCGAACTCGACGACCGGCTGTTGCGCCTGGTCTTCCTGCACGAGCGCGAACACCAGCGCGCCGGCGACCACCGTCTCTTCGCCGTGGCGGTCGCGGCCCTCGCGCTGATGCCGTGGAACCTCTTCCTGTGGTGGCAGGTGTCCCGGCTGCGGCTGGCGATCGAGTTCGACTGCGACCGTCGCGTCCTGGAGCGCGGCGAGTCCCCGCGCGACTACGCGGACGCCCTCATCACCGTGGGCGGCCGTGTCTCCGCGCCCCTGCTGGCCGCGGCCGCCTTCGCCGAGCGCAAGCCCGCGGTGGAACAGCGGCTGCGCCGCATGACCGAACCGCTGGCCCGGCTCCGCATTCCGAGAACGCTGGGAGCTTCGGGCCTGGCGGCGCTCGCCATCATCCTCGTCCTGGGCATCCCGCAGCCCGACGCGCCGATGGATGCTCCCGCGGCTGCGGCTGATGCCAATCCCGGTGTCGATATCGAGGAGAATCCGCTGGTCCGCCTGGCCGAGAGAGCCGCGCAGGCGGACCAGCCGACCTTCATCGCGTTCGACACACCCCCGGTTCTTCAGAACGGGAGCGAGATCCAGCGGGTGCTCGAGCAGGCCTATCCGAAGAACTTCAAGGATGCAGGTATCGGCGGCCGGGTCGAATTGTGGCTGTACGTCGACCTGACCGGCGCCGTGGTTAACCACGAGATCAAGACGAGCAGCGGCAGCGACGTGCTGGACCGCGCCGCTACGGAAGTCGTCCAGCAGATGCGGTTCAGCCCCGCGAGGAACCGGGGTGAACTGACCGCCGTCTGGATCTCCCAGTGGGTGTCCTTCCAAGTGATCTAG